In Podospora pseudoanserina strain CBS 124.78 chromosome 5, whole genome shotgun sequence, a single window of DNA contains:
- a CDS encoding hypothetical protein (COG:S; EggNog:ENOG503NYCV), protein MKWLALSALIAPSQAALRFGCSTLTIQRLDPLVEPGALPSAHLHQIVGGDAFNASMSGDIGEQGTCTTCTFSEDFSNYWTAVMFFKHPNGTYKRVPIMQNTALPNGINGGMTVYYTQQDFNSNGNVKITSFPPGFRMVVGNPTTTSLSGSRANVGLKFVCLENKGTRFPELSDFPTKPCRGGIMTVHHFPACWDGKNVDSPDHQSHMYNTGKEAFQNAGPCPASHPVRMPQVAYETLWDTTQFNSMWPSGGANPFTLSYTDSKGYGTHADYLFGWKGDSLQRAMDHSCMFNACENGRPLKSQNVAAMNRCTIKKIVNEDTGDNWIKAMPGQTAAS, encoded by the exons atgaAGTGGCTTGCTCTTTCTGCGCTCATCGCGCCCTCCCAGGCTGCGTTGCGCTTCGGATGCTCGACCTTGACCATCCAGCGTCTCGACCCCCTCGTTGAGCCTGGCGCGCTTCCTTCagctcatcttcaccaaatcgtcggtggtgatgccttCAACGCCTCGATGAGCGGTGACATTGGTGAGCAGGGAACTTGCACGACCTGCACCTTTAGCGAGGACTTTTCCAACTACTGGACCGCCGTCATGTTCTTCAAGCACCCCAACGGCACCTACAAGCGTGTCCCCATCATGCAGAACACAGCACTGCCCAACGGCATCAACGGTGGTATGACCGTCTATTACACCCAGCAGGACTTCAACTCGAACGGCAATGTCAAGATCACGTCGTTCCCGCCC GGCTTCCGCATGGTCGTCggcaacccaaccaccacctccctcagcgGCTCCCGCGCCAACGTCGGCCTCAAGTTCGTATGCCTTGAGAACAAGGGCACCCGCTTCCCCGAGCTCTCCGACTTCCCAACCAAGCCCTGCAGAGGCGGCATCATGACAGTCCACCATTTCCCAGC CTGCTGGGACGGCAAAAACGTCGACTCCCCCGACCACCAATCACACATGTACAACACCGGCAAGGAAGCCTTCCAAAATGCCGGCCCCTGCCCCGCCTCCCACCCCGTCCGCATGCCCCAGGTCGCCTACGAGACCCTCTGGGACACGACTCAGTTCAACAGCATGTGGCCCTCTGGCGGcgccaaccccttcaccctctcctacACCGACTCCAAGGGCTACGGCACCCACGCCGACTACCTCTTCGGCTGGAAGGGCGACTCCCTCCAGAGAGCCATGGACCACTCGTGCATGTTCAACGCGTGCGAGAACGGCCGGCCGCTCAAGTCGCAGAATGTCGCCGCGATGAACAGGTgcaccatcaagaagattgtgAATGAGGATACCGGTGATAACT gGATCAAGGCTATGCCCGGCCAGACTGCTGCCAGCTAA
- a CDS encoding hypothetical protein (COG:I; EggNog:ENOG503NUND), with the protein MSAVQNPVEEAVVLPQPQRLSLLKGPTDPPLVDLTLGELLNLQCLHHGNREGIVIPWTGARWTYNELNHHSRLLAAALLEMGIGVGDRVGIMAGNCEQYAAVFFAATRIGAILVIMNNTYTPTEALYGLAFSECKVFFTTKKIGRLDQGPLLTQLAARATGPKVVILRGDSEGYPTYKELLTQGARVDPERLHHAESKVLPHLVCNLQFTSGTTGLPKAAMLTHHNIVNNSRFIGDRMRLTHNDVLCCPPPLFHCFGLVLGLMAVITHGGKIIYPAEVFDAPATLRTIIEEQCTAVHGVPAMFDSLLALPKAKNLKAADLRLRTGIVAGAPVPRYLMELMVSKLGMKEFTSSYGLTEASPTCFNAFTDDPIDTRLTTVGTLMPHARAKIVDRDGVIVPIGTRGELCIGGYQLQAGYWNNSEKTNDCMMKDEAGVLWLHTGDEAVFDERGYCTITGRFKDIIIRGGENIYPLEIEERLVAHPSISMAVVVGLKDAHYGEVVGAFLQLDPAHTTSTKPTVEEVREWCRRKLGKHKAPTHVFWLGHDGVPAAVPLTGSGKVRKFEMAQLGNKLLEGAKAKL; encoded by the exons ATGTCTGCCGTACAAAATCCCGTCGAAGAGGCCGTTGTCCTCCCACAACCTCAGAGGCTGTCCCTTCTCAAGGGCCCAACAGATCCTCCTCTTGTCGACCTCACCCTCGGAGAACTCCTCAACCTTCAGTGCCTGCACCACGGAAACAGAGAGGGAATTGTGATTCCATGGACAGGAGCGAGATGGACCTACAACGAGCTCAATCACCACAGTCGGCTGCTGGCCGCCGCCCTTCTAGAGATGGGCAtcggtgttggtgacagAGTCGGCATCATGGCTGGCAACTGCGAACAATATGCTGCTGTTTTCTTCGCCGCCACCAGGATAGGAGCCATTCTCGTCATCATGAACAACACTTATACCCCTACTGAGGCCTTGTACGGTCTCGCCTTCTCGG AATGCAAGGttttcttcaccaccaagaagattGGCCGTCTCGATCAAGGCCCGCTACTCACACAACTTGCTGCCAGAGCGACTGGCCCCAAGGTTGTGATCCTTCGCGGTGATTCCGAGGGTTACCCAACCTACAAGGAGCTTCTCACTCAAGGAGCTAGGGTAGATCCCGAGCGCCTTCATCATGCTGAGAGCAAGGTGCTTCCTCACCTTGTTTGCAACCTCCAGTTCACCAGCGGCACAACCGGTCTTCCCAAAGCTGCAATGCTCACTCATCACAACATTGTCAACAACTCCAGGTTCATCGGAGACCGTATGAGACTCACACACAACGACGTTCTCTGCTGCCCGCCTCCTCTGTTCCACTGCTTCGGTCTGGTGCTTGGCCTCATGGCCGTCATCACTCACGGTGGAAAGATCATCTACCCTGCCGAGGTGTTCGACGCACCTGCTACCCTCCGCACCATCATTGAGGAACAGTGCACCGCTGTTCATGGCGTCCCCGCCATGTTCGACAGTCTTTTGGCTCTTCCCAAAGCCAAGAATCTCAAGGCGGCCGACCTCCGACTCCGCACCGGCATCGTGGCCGGCGCCCCCGTCCCTCGCTACCTGATGGAGCTCATGGTCTCCAAGCTCGGCATGAAGGAGTTCACATCCAGCTACGGTCTCACCGAGGCCTCTCCCACTTGCTTCAACGCTTTCACCGACGACCCCATCGACACCCGTCTCACCACCGTTGGCACTCTGATGCCTCACGCCCGAGCCAAGATTGTGGACCGCGACGGTGTGATTGTGCCCATCGGCACCCGGGGTGAGCTCTGCATCGGCGGGTACCAGCTCCAGGCCGGCTACTGGAACAACTCGGAAAAGACCAACGACTGCATGATGAAGGACGAGGCCGGCGTCTTGTGGCTGCACACCGGTGACGAGGCCGTCTTTGACGAGCGTGGATACTGCACCATTACCGGTCGGTTCAAGGACATCATCAttcgaggaggggagaacATCTACCCGCTCGAGATTGAGGAACGGCTGGTCGCCCACCCGTCCATCTCCATGGCTGTGGTTGTCGGGCTGAAGGATGCACACTATGGCGAGGTTGTCGGTGCGTTTCTTCAGCTTGACCCTGCTCACACTACTAGCACGAAGCCCactgttgaggaggtgcGTGAGTGGTGTAGGCGGAAGCTGGGGAAGCACAAGGCGCCCACTCATGTGTTTTGGCTGGGCCACGATGGGGTTCCTGCTGCGGTGCCATTGACGGGGAGTGGAAAGGTGAGAAAGTTTGAGATGGCTCAGTTGGGGAATAAGTTGCTTGAGGGTGCCAAGGCGAAGctttga
- a CDS encoding hypothetical protein (COG:V; EggNog:ENOG503NZ98; MEROPS:MER0034961) — protein sequence MSSDQKLSLDADYARAIAPYASYVPPVPTDAESLRKQNDFMINTVMSLFPCPARSRVAETELSYKSADGTELKLHRFDPPASSSTPAPAGRPCVLYLHGGGFVSGSVTSFRKDIIRYAAETRLTFYAPAYRLSPEAPFPKPLEDAYAALEFLRDNAQEQNIDPKRIGVMGISAGGGLAAGLALEARDKKFVPAIKKLVLIYPMLDDRTRIGEDHPLNEYLTWTNKKNEIGWQAYLGGAGARTVSSPDASVYAAPARAEDLSGLPPTYLDVGGLDLFKDEVNAFGAKLLAGKVDVEFHLYPGVPHAWEWLSHECPVTQKAVNNRIFALRSL from the coding sequence atgTCTTCCGACCAAAAGCTCAGTCTTGACGCCGACTATGCCAGGGCCATAGCACCCTATGCATCATATGTACCACCCGTCCCAACTGACGCTGAATCACTCCGCAAGCAGAATGATTTCATGATCAACACCGTCATGAGCCTCTTCCCCTGCCCGGCGAGAAGCAGAGTTGCCGAAACAGAACTCTCATACAAGTCGGCCGACGGCACTGAGCTCAAACTCCACCGCTTCGACCCCCCagcatcttcatcaacaccggCACCAGCTGGACGTCCTTGCGTCCTCTATCTCCATGGAGGTGGCTTTGTCTCCGGCTCGGTTACATCCTTCAGAAAAGACATCATCCGCTATGCGGCCGAGACAAGGCTGACCTTCTATGCTCCCGCTTATCGGCTCTCTCCCGAGGCCCCTTTCCCAAAACCGCTGGAAGATGCCTACGCTGCCTTGGAGTTCCTCCGCGACAATGCACAAGAACAGAACATCGATCCAAAGAGAATTGGTGTTATGGGAATCAGCGCCGGGGGTGGTCTGGCCGCTGGCTTGGCACTCGAGGCTCGCGATAAGAAGTTTGTGcccgccatcaagaagctggtgTTGATATACCCCATGCTCGATGACAGAACGCGCATCGGGGAGGACCATCCGCTGAACGAGTATCTGACATGGACAAACAAAAAGAACGAAATCGGCTGGCAGGCTTATTTGGGCGGTGCCGGTGCCAGAACTGTGAGTAGTCCTGACGCGAGCGTGTATGCAGCGCCGGCAAGGGCTGAGGATCTGTCTGGGTTGCCGCCGACTTatcttgatgttggagggTTGGACTTGTTCAAAGACGAGGTGAATGCCTTTGGCGCCAAGCTGCTCGCGGGCAAGGTGGACGTCGAGTTCCATCTCTATCCAGGCGTGCCCCATGCTTGGGAGTGGTTGAGCCATGAGTGCCCTGTGACGCAGAAGGCAGTGAACAACAGAATCTTCGCACTCCGTAGTTTGTAG
- the TGL5 gene encoding Lipase 5 (COG:I; EggNog:ENOG503NU26), with the protein MTDLLVHGPPIIQVNTVEDGKLKASKRPRPRPAPLKLKKKTSPSHSYIPPLTKIVRDASNLVLSWRDGLTESEREDKRRTEERMQILAARMHSATSLRDWNAAAKELDALEGNDEWKLDDASGDYHPQLIRLKLKELDAARIDCDISTMMYLIRTALSRDLGGMGNIDLYRHSYIGTKSLIERYVDSAVKTIEALVEKSAYSIPAGMEPQDLLEGMLYARQSFGRSALLLSGGATFGMSHIGVLKALYESKLLPRIISGASAGSIVCAVLCTRKDEEIPALVEAFPYGDLGVFEGEKDGLPDHIRRLLTEGCWADISNLTRVMRSWLGDVTFQEAYNRTRRICNICVSSASIYELPRLLNYITAPNVMIWSAVAASCSVPLVFQAASLLVKDPATGAHVPWNPTPQHWIDGSVDNDLPMTRLAEMFNVNHFIVSQVNPHIVPFLSKDDRLYPATTPGKLRQQKESPDSGAWLDTLTTLAKEETLHRLQFMTELGIFPNLFTKLRCILSQKYSGDITILPETAVHDLPLILKNPTPDFMMRNCLIGERATWPKLSRIRDRLAIELALDQAVHNLRARVVFSKSQVELRRLVGVSEPQGPTRRTLHSRGKSVELTTGGYARSSYTPRDQEPSSGEATPVRAWDKRRRSSGGSIQLLAARHEKLFQNMQDMEDEWTDKESEEDERLEMSLRGRNRMHRAGTRRPGSKTRATSRPRTRSKPGLKRASQSHGSLRAGRPVHHDYFHSPGIPLYDFAKPLSPSHAGDDSAVAMEDFNVDDPHKESQVAITPVGIKIVRSSPPRNNHHSDADVDSDSDPYHSGSPRKDSVL; encoded by the exons ATGACGGACCTGCTCGTTCATGGCCCTCCCATTATTCAAGTCAACactgttgaggatggcaagcTCAAAGCGTCcaagaggccgaggccgaggccggcGCCGTtaaagctgaagaagaaaacatcaCCTTCACACTCCTACATCCCACCATTAACCAAGATTGTCCGGGACGCTAGCAACCTTGTCTTATCATGGCGAGATGGCCTCACCGAGTCGGAACGCGAGGATAAGAGGCggacggaggagaggatgcaGATTCTGGCAGCGCGCATGCACAGC GCTACTTCGCTGCGGGATTGGAACGCCGCTGCTAAAGAATTAGATGCGCTCGAAGGGAATGACGAATGGAAGCTCGACGATGCAAGTGGCGACTACCACCCCCAACTGATCCGactcaagctcaaggagttGGATGCTGCCCGGATCGACTGTGATATCAGCACCATGATGTATCTCATCCGAACAGCCCTCTCGCGAGACCTTGGTGGAATGGGAAACATTGACTTGTACCGCCATTCGTACATTGGGACCAAGAGCCTCATCGAACGCTACGTGGACTCGGCCGTCAAAACGATCGAGGCACTGGTGGAGAAGAGTGCCTACTCGATCCCGGCCGGCATGGAACCCCAAGATTTGCTGGAGGGCATGCTCTACGCTCGACAGAGTTTCGGAAGGAGTGCTCTGCTCCTGAGCGGCGGAGCAACCTTTGGCATGTCCCACATCGGCGTCTTGAAGGCACTCTATGAATCCAAGTTGCTGCCGCGCATCATCTCGGGTGCTTCGGCTGGTTCAATTGTTTGTGCTGTTCTGTGTACACGCAAGGACGAAGAAATTCCCGCCTTGGTCGAGGCGTTCCCTTATGGAGACTTGGGCGTTTTCGAAGGCGAGAAGGACGGTCTTCCTGATCACATTCGACGACTCCTTACCGAAGGGTGCTGGGCCGACATATCGAACCTGACCAGGGTAATGCGCAGCTGGCTCGGTGACGTGACATTCCAAGAGGCCTACAACCGAACAAGAAGAATATGCAACATTTGCGTGTCTTCAGCTTCGATTTACGAGCTGCCTAGGCTACTCAACTACATCACGGCCCCTAATGTCATGATCTGGTCAGCCGTGGCAGCTTCGTGTTCGGTTCCTCTCGTCTTCCAGGCTGCTTCTTTGCTAGTCAAAGATCCAGCAACCGGTGCCCATGTGCCCTGGaacccaacaccacaacacTGGATTGATGGCTCGGTGGACAATGACCTGCCCATGACCCGACTTGCCGAGATGTTCAACGTCAACCATTTCATCGTCTCACAGGTCAACCCACATATCGTTCCTTTCCTATCCAAGGACGACCGTCTTTATCCGGCGACAACCCCAGGAAAGCTTCGTCAGCAGAAAGAATCCCCAGACAGCGGGGCCTGGTTAGACACGCTCACAACACTGGCCAAGGAGGAAACACTCCACAGACTCCAGTTCATGACAGAGTTGGGCATCTTTCCCAACCTGTTTACCAAATTGCGCTGCATCTTAAGCCAGAAGTACTCGGGGGATATCACCATTCTTCCCGAGACGGCTGTGCATGACTTGCCTCTGATCTTGAAGAACCCCACACCGGACTTCATGATGCGCAACTGCCTGATTGGTGAGAGGGCAACCTGGCCTAAACTCAGCCGCATCCGTGATCGACTGGCTATTGAGCTGGCGCTGGACCAGGCCGTTCACAACCTGAGGGCCCGAGTGGTGTTCAGCAAGAGCCAGGTAGAGCTTCGTCGTCTTGTGGGAGTCTCAGAGCCACAGGGCCCGACGAGAAGAACACTTCACAGCAGAGGTAAAAGTGTTGAGCTCACGACCGGAGGCTATGCACGTTCTAGTTATACGCCTCGTGACCAAGAGCCATCATCTGGCGAAGCGACTCCTGTAAGAGCTTGGGACAAAAGACGCCGCAGTTCTGGCGGTAGCATCCAACTGCTGGCGGCCAGACACGAGAAGCTTTTCCAGAATATGCAGGATATGGAGGACGAGTGGACGGACAAAGAgtcggaagaggatgaaAGACTAGAGATGAGCCTTCGTGGCCGGAACAGGATGCACCGGGCCGGTACACGACGTCCTGGTAGCAAAACACGTGCTACCAGCAGACCCCGTACGAGGAGCAAGCCAGGACTCAAGCGTGCTAGCCAGAGCCACGGTAGCTTGCGTGCTGGACGGCCCGTACATCACGATTACTTCCATTCGCCCGGGATACCATTGTATGACTTCGCAAAGCCTCTATCCCCAAGTCATGCGGGAGACGACTCGGCAGTGGCAATGGAGGATTTCAACGTTGACGACCCGCACAAAGAATCGCAGGTGGCTATTACCCCGGTCGGCATCAAGATCGTgagatcctcccctccaagaaACAATCATCATTCAGATGCGGATGTCGACAGCGATTCGGACCCCTATCACAGCGGCTCACCACGAAAAGACTCCGTGCTATAG
- a CDS encoding hypothetical protein (EggNog:ENOG503P1T1), whose product MLPEPNITFTVPSLHDALDIDCRVYHPESLAPTSDAAQWKKHAAIFAHPYAPLGGSFDDPVVGIVASALLRMGFLVTTFNFRGAHGSAGKTSWTGKAEQADYKSVIGFVTHYVHCLNPYPHITLRRSHSEVRENEVELEGRVAAKIQLQPPTPEPTLMEATPLSAASTKPVLLMGGYSYGSMITAQLPEIEPVMALFETPENGTPAAEIRLRAEHLAEKQNTTLADLRADFVDRQHAGSPRRTGGLRVGGIEDIHRPHEPRRSLSVELEERIRHGIEELMAKTKKGPKASQLTEIRDGDGPNSTRDAACSTSKHAGTDHLPPIIGRTQYRPAYLLVSPLQGIVTNFIAMSVPTPISSLARKAWNRLPAKPGKKPAMSPEAPKPIVDNPENKLTQHDSLVVYGDNDVFTPVRKLRAWTARLQAVPNSKFRGVEVYSATHFWAQAKVAQTLRDAVIVFAQSLLAET is encoded by the exons ATGCTGCCAGAACCCAACATCACCTTTACGGTGCCGAGTCTCCACGACGCCCTCGACATCGACTGTCGTGTCTACCACCCCGAGTCACTCGCGCCCACGTCTGATGCCGCCCAATGGAAGAAACACGCCGCCATCTTTGCACATCCCTATGCACCTCTGGGCGGCAGCTTCGATGATCCCGTAGTGGGAATCGTTGCAAGTGCCCTTTTGCGGATGGGCTTCTTGGTTACGACCTTCAATTTCAGAGGGGCTCATGGATCGGCTGGAAAGACTTCCTGGACGGGAAAGGCAGAACAGGCCGACTACAAGTCAGTGATAGGCTTCGTCACCCATTACGTTCATTGCCTGAACCCATATCCGCATATTACTCTCCGACGGTCCCATTCTGAAGTTCGCGAGAACGAGGTCGAACTGGAAGGCAGAGTTGCAGCCAAGATTCAGCTTCAGCCGCCCACTCCTGAGCCAACATTGATGGAAGCAACCCCTCTTTCTGCTGCCAGCACGAAGCCTGTTCTTTTGATGGGCGGTTATTCGTACGGCTCTATGATCACTGCTCAACTACCGGAAATCGAACCGGTTATGGCTTTATTTGAGACACCTGAAAACGGAACGCCGGCTGCTGAGATCCGATTGAGGGCAGAGCATCTCGCCGAGAAGCAGAACACAACTTTGGCTGACCTGCGCGCCGACTTTGTGGACCGCCAGCACGCCGGATCGCCGCGGCGGACTGGGGGGCTCCGTGTTGGCGGCATCGAGGATATTCATAGGCCCCATGAGCCGCGACGTTCACTGTCCGTCGAGCTTGAGGAGAGAATACGGCACGGGATTGAAGAGCTCATGGCCAAAACCAAGAAAGGACCCAAGGCATCCCAACTGACTGAGATTAGGGACGGTGATGGTCCAAATTCCACTCGTGATGCAGCCTGTTCAACCTCGAAGCATGCCGGTACAGACCACCTGCCCCCTATCATAGGACGAACTCAGTATCGACCGGCATATCTTCTGGTGTCACCTCTTCAGGGCATAGTTACAAACTTCATTGCCATGTCGGTCCCTACGCCAATTTCCAGCCTTGCTCGGAAGGCCTGGAATCGGCTCCCAGCCAAGCCTGGCAAAAAACCTGCTATGTCGCCAGAAGCTCCAAAGCCAATTG TAGACAACCCGGAGAATAAGTTGACCCAACATGACAGTCTGGTAGTATACGGCGACAACGATGTCTTTACGCCCGTCCGAAAGCTCAGGGCTTGGACTGCCCGGTTGCAGGCGGTACCCAACTCCAAGTTTCGAGGTGTTGAGGTGTACAGTGCAACGCACTTCTGGGCACAAGCGAAGGTCGCCCAAACCTTGCGCGATGCTGTCATCGTGTTTGCCCAGTCTCTGCTCGCTGAAACATGA